Proteins from a single region of Catenulispora acidiphila DSM 44928:
- the infA gene encoding translation initiation factor IF-1: MTRNKNGLEVEGRVVECLRSAMFTVELENGHRVLAHISGKIRKNYIKIYLEDRVLVEITPYDLSRGRIVFRYRN, encoded by the coding sequence ATGACCAGGAACAAGAACGGCCTGGAAGTCGAGGGCCGCGTCGTCGAATGCCTGCGCAGCGCGATGTTCACGGTGGAGCTCGAGAACGGCCACCGGGTGCTCGCCCACATCAGCGGCAAGATCCGCAAGAACTACATCAAGATCTACCTGGAGGACCGGGTTTTGGTGGAGATCACGCCGTATGACCTCAGCCGGGGGCGGATCGTGTTCCGCTATCGGAACTAG
- a CDS encoding GNAT family N-acetyltransferase: METQTFLTRVADRQWHALDDDRVVGRGYAERRPDGRLFVSVDAWHETTFDRLAAAMLAELPAPVYTVTDEADTDLTAAWLRAGFTVRRREWEYAVPTHPRLTGLEQTPPAGVRILPAGQADEHLLRAVDRAIRDEIEAGAGWQSMPAEVIPRHAGDTIVDPSKYAVAATPDGYLGLIRVVVGNRPRIGLLAVRAGARRRGIGRALLAHALGTLHRAGFTEAWTEVQESNAAASALFASVGALPVGSNLELMR, translated from the coding sequence GGCACGCCCTGGACGACGACCGGGTGGTCGGCCGCGGGTACGCGGAACGCCGGCCCGACGGCCGCCTGTTCGTCAGCGTCGACGCCTGGCACGAGACCACCTTCGACCGGCTCGCCGCGGCGATGCTCGCGGAACTGCCGGCACCGGTGTACACGGTGACCGACGAAGCCGACACCGACCTCACAGCCGCCTGGCTGCGCGCCGGATTCACGGTCCGGCGCCGCGAGTGGGAGTACGCCGTCCCGACCCACCCCCGCCTCACAGGGCTCGAACAGACGCCGCCCGCCGGCGTGAGGATCCTGCCCGCCGGTCAGGCGGACGAGCATCTGCTGCGGGCGGTGGACCGCGCGATCCGCGACGAGATCGAGGCGGGCGCCGGATGGCAGTCGATGCCCGCGGAAGTGATCCCCCGCCATGCCGGGGACACCATCGTCGATCCGTCGAAATACGCCGTGGCGGCGACGCCGGACGGCTACCTGGGCCTGATCCGCGTGGTCGTCGGGAACCGGCCGCGCATCGGGCTGCTCGCAGTTCGCGCCGGCGCGCGGCGGCGCGGCATCGGGCGGGCGCTGCTGGCCCACGCGCTGGGCACGCTGCACCGCGCCGGTTTCACCGAAGCCTGGACCGAGGTCCAGGAGTCGAACGCAGCCGCCTCGGCGCTGTTCGCGAGCGTCGGGGCGCTGCCGGTGGGCAGCAACCTGGAGCTGATGCGATGA